The Amycolatopsis japonica nucleotide sequence AGGACCGTCAGCGGTTGCCCTTACGGTCCGGCATGACCAGCATCATCGGCGGTTTCGCCTGCTTGACCGCCCCTGCGGTCGTTGCCGTCGCCCTCATGGGGGCGTTCAGCCTGGCCTTCTGTTGAGAGCCGGCTCAGCCGATCGGCAACAGGTCCGATAGCCCGGTACGCCGCAGCAACCGGCGGATCGTCGCCGAGGGCAGGAACCGAAGGGCTATACGGTCGGCAACACAGCGAGTGTTGAGGCCGACCAGGGCAGACAGACCGCTGGTATCGCAGAAGTCCACGTCACTCAGGTCGACCACCACGTTGTTCGGTCTCGGGTCGAACGCCTGACGGAATTCCGCTTCGAGGAACTCTCTGGTCACGAGATCGATCTCGCCAGACACTGCGATCATCACGTGTCCTGGACCTGCGCTGGTGGTCGTCACGGACAGTGGATGCGTCCTGTCTCCATCGTCTCCGCCTGACACGGTCATCCTCTTCCCTAGGGCGGCTGCGTTCTCGTCGAGCTTCGCATCAAGACCAGGGTGCCACCGTAATCTCGATTTAAACCTTCCCCTGAAACGCCGCGTGGAGGGCAGACCTGAACGGTCTCGCCCTCCACGCGGTGGTACAGCCGGTCATCGCACGACCGCCGGGTCACCTCCGGCGACTTCGCTCGGCTGGGCCTTCGGGGTCCGCAGGGTGGCCATGGCCAGGAAGCCACCGGCAATCGCGATGCCCGCGGCACCGAGGAACGCGGCCGAGTATCCGCCGGTCAGTGCGACCGGGTCCCCGATGCTTCCGGCGCCGAAGGACACGCCGACCGCGGTCATCGCGGCGAGGCCGAGCGCCGAGCCGATCTGGTACGAGGTGTTCACGATGCCAGACGCCAGTCCGCCTTCCTCCGGTTTCGCGCTGGAGATGGCGGTGCCCAGTGACGGGATGAACGCGAGCGCCTGGCCGAGTGCCGCGACCAGCGAGGCGGGCAGGACGTCGACGAGGAAGTTGCCGGTCGGGCTGACGAACGACAGCCACACCAGCCCGGCGGCGAGTGCCCACAGGCCGCCGATGACCATCTTCTTCGGCCCGAAGCGCCCGATCAGCTTCGGCGCGACCGCGACCATCAACACCACGATCAGCACCGTCATCGGCAGCAACGCCGCACCACTGGCGAAGGCCCCGTATCCGAGGACCTGCTGCAGGTACAGGTTCAGGAAATACCACATCGGGATCCACGCCGCACCGAGCAGGAACTGCGCCAGGTTCGCGCCACCGAGGTTAGGCGTCCGGAAGATACCCAGCCGCACCAACGGCACCTCCCGCTTACGCTGGATCAGCACGAACACTCCGAGCAGCGCGATACCGCCTGCCAGCGCGCCCCAGGTGCCCGCCGCGGCCCAGCCGGCTTCCGGTGCCCGCACGACGCCGAACACGGTCAGCCCGAGACCCGCGGTCGCCGCGACGGCGCCTGCCAGGTCGACCGAACCACGCCGGGCGGGAGCGGACGGCATCAGCTTGCCCGTCGCCGCGATCGCGACCAGGGAAATCGGGACGTAGAGCCAGAAGATCCACGGCCACGACAGCCACTCGGTGATCACGCCGCCGAGGAACACCCCGGCGGTACCACCGGCGGGCGCGGCCGCGCCGTAGAGCGCGAGCGCCTTCGTCAGCTCACGCGGCCGCGCGCCGAACAGCATCATCAGCAGCGTCAACGCCGACGGCGCGATCAACGCGGCACCGGCTCCTTGCAGGACCCGGCCGAGGAGTTCGACCCACGCGGTGCCCGCGACCGCGGCGACCACCGACCCGCCGAGGGTGACGACCCAGCCCGCGGTGAACATCTTGCGTGCGCCGAACAGGTCCGAGAGGCGCCCGCCGAGCAGCAGCAGCCCGGCCAGCGCGATGACGTAGGCGTTGAACACCCATGACAGGTCTCCCGGGGAGAACCCGAGGTCTTGCTGCATCGCGGGTAAGGCGACGCCGATGATCGAGGTGTCCATGATGACCATGAACTGGGCCAGTGCGATGAGTCCCAGCGCCCACCACCGTCGTGGGTCCGGGGTTGTCTCCGCCATGACGACCGTCCTTTCGAGACTAAATTACCCCTAGGGGGTATTTCGGACCTGAACGTAGACCTGATCATCAGCGTGGCGCAAGTACCCTTAGGGGGTATTGGTGTCACGATCGTCACAGGTGTCGTTTTCATGGCAAAACCCGTTGCGCGGCAAAGGGTCGTCACGTACAACATCGAAGACCTCAACGGCAGGTCGCCGAGACCAGGCAGGACTTGTGGCCCAACCGCGAGCCATCAGCGCTGGACAGGTACCCCCTACGGGTATAAAGTTCCTGCGACCGACCGACAGCATCAGGAGGAGCCGTGCAGCGTCTTCACTCGCTCGACCCGAGCGACGCGCCAGCCAAGTCCGCCGAGCTGCTCGACGACATCATCGGCCGTCGCGGCTCGGTAGGTCCGATGGTGGCCGCGATGGCCCACTCCCCTGCACTCCTTCAGGGGTACCTCGACTTCTCGCGGGCCATGAAGCGGGTCAAGCTTCCCCGGGCGCTCAGCGAGAAGGTTTCTCTCGCGCTGCAGGAGTGGATCGGTTGCGCGCTGTGCTTGCAGGCACACACGCGCGCCGCGCAGGCCGCCGGGCTCAGCGACAACGACATCGCGCTGGCGCGGCAGGGCACCTCGACTGATCGGCGGGAGGCCGCGCTGATCGCGTATGCCGTGCGGGTCCTCGCCGAACCGGCGTCGATCGGCGACGAGGACGTCGCCGAGTTGCGAGAGCACGGCTGGAGCGATCAGATCATCGCCGACACGGTGGGACTGGTGTCGCTCAACCTGCTGACCGGTTCGTTCAATCTCGTCGCAGGACTCGAACCCGTGTCTGCTGAGCAGTCCACAAAGGAGAAACACAACCATGTCGGTTGAGCACGACCACTCGCACCACGAACACCAGCACCACGGTGAGCACGGTGGTCATGGTGGTCATGGTGGTCATGGTGACCATGGGGGCCACGAACACCACCAACCCGCCAAAGCGTCCTGGGGCATGGCGGCATCGGCCACCCTGCACTGCCTCACCGGCTGTGCCATCGGCGAGGTGCTCGGCATGGTGATCGGCACCGCGCTGGGCTGGGGCAACGTCGCGACCATCGTGCTCGCCGTCGCGCTGGCGTTCGTCTTCGGTTACGCGCTGACCATGCGCGGCGTCCTGCGCGCCGGCGTTGGCTTCAAGCAGGCCCTCAAGATCGCCCTCGCCGCGGACACCGTGTCGATCCTCGTCATGGAGATCGTCGACAACGGCGTCATGATCGCCGTCCCCGGCGCGATGGACGCCGGGCTCGGCAGCTGGCTTTTCTGGGGCGCGCTCGCCTTCGCGCTGCTCGTCGCCTTCGTGCTCACCACCCCGGTCAACAAGTGGCTCATCGGCCGCGGCTCCGGGCACGCGGTGGTCCACGCCTACCACCACTAGGAAGGTCCACAATGGAGATCACGTACCACGGCGGCGACGGCTGTCCGCTCCACGCGATCTCCATCGGATCCGGGCCGCCCCTTGTGCTTCTGCACGGGGGCGGCCCGGATCATCACAGCCTCATCCCCCTGGCCGAGCAGCTTTCGGACCGCTACAGCGTCATCCTCCCCGACGTGCGAGGCTACGGCCGATCGGTCTGCGCCGACCCCGCCCGGCACACCTGGACCCAGTACTCCGACGATGTCGCCGCGCTACTCGATCACCTCGGTTTCCAGCGCGCCTTCGTCGGTGGGACCGGGCTCGGCGCCACGATCACCCAGCGCACCTGCCTCGAACATCCCGGCAGGGTCCGCGCAGCCATCCTGATCAGCGTCGAAGACATCGAAGACGACGAGGCGAAGCAGGCCGAGATCGCGTTCATGGACGCGTTCGCCGAACGCGTCCGGACGGACGGCATCGAAGCTGCGTGGGCACCGGTTCTGCCTGGGCTCGCTCCGGTCATCTGCGCGCTCGTACGTGACGCCATCCCGCGCTCGGACCCCGCGAGTATCGCCGCCGCGGCCGCCATCGGCCACGATCGCTCGTTCCGGTCCGTCGATGAACTCGCCGCGATCACCACGCCCACCTTGGTCTTCCCCGGTATGGACGAACGGCATCCGGCCGCGCTGGCGGAGAACGTCGCCCGTGTCCTGCCCAACGGCCGTCTCGCGCCGGTTTCCCTGTCGGACACCCTGCGCACCGCCGAAGACCTCGCCGACGCGTTCGCACCGGCCATTCACCAATTCCTCGCTGAGCACCACGACTACTAGGTGGCGTAGTGGCGAGCGAGCTCAGTCCTTGTGCGAGCAGCCGCGATGCTCCGCACCTACGCGGCGGATCTGGCCAGCGTCCGCGGCCGCATGATCTCGTCTGTGCGGACATCTGCGCGACCACGGGTCAGGTCTGTCCCGACGCATGGGCTACGACGTGAATCTGACACGGGGCCATTCCCGAGGGGTGCGCCGCCGCTACGAACAGCCTGCCAGGACCTGATCGGCACCCTGAGCTGATCCGAAACCAGGTCGATCCACTGAGGACAGAGTCACCAGCCCGACACGACAGAGAGGCGCTCGTGCGGCACCGAAAGTGCCGCACGAGCGCCTCGTCTCGAGCGAGGGTCAGCTCGCCGTGCTGCGGAATCCCTTGAGTCGCAGGCTGTTCGTGACCACGAAGACCGAGCTGAACGCCATCGCGGCGCCGGCGATCATCGGGTTGAGCAGCCCCGCCGCGGCCAGTGGCAGCGCCGCGACGTTGTAGGCGAAGGCCCAGAACAGGTTGCCCTTGATGGTGCGCAGGGTCCGCCGCGAGAGCCGGATCGCGTCCACCGCCGCCCGCAGGTCCCCGCGGACGAGGGTCAGGTCCGACGCCTCGATGGCGACGTCCGTGCCGGTGCCCATGGCCAGGCCGAGGTCGGCCTGTGCCAGCGCGGCCGCGTCGTTGACGCCGTCGCCCACCATCGCGACGACCTTGCCCTCGCCCTGGAGCCGCTTGACCACGTCGACCTTGTCCTTGGGCAGGACCTCCGCGATCACCTCGGTGATCCCGACTTCCGCGGCCACGGCACGGGCCACGGCCTCGTTGTCCCCGGTGAGCAGGACCGGGGTCAGGCCGAGCGCCCGCAACTGCGTGATGGCTTCGGCGGAGGTCGGCTTGACCGTGTCGGCGACGACGAGAACAGCGTGAGCCTTCCCGTCCCAGCCGACCACGATCGCGGTACGGCCGTCCTTCTCCTCGGCGGCCTTCGCCTCGGCGAGGTCCTCCGGCAGGTGATGCGCCCACTCCTCCAGCAGCGCGCTGCGTCCGGCCAGTACCGCCTTGCCGTCGACGATTCCTTGTACCCCAAGGCCTTCGACGTTGGTGAACTCCTCGACGGCGGGCAGCTCGCCCACCCGTTCGCCGGCCGCGCGGGCGATGGCCTGCGCGATCGGGTGCTCGGACGCGTTCTCCAGCGCGCCCGCCAAGCGCAGTGTCGTCTCCTCGTCGACGCCCTCGGCGACGTGGACGGCCACCAGCGACATCTGCCCCGTGGTCACGGTGCCGGTCTTGTCGAGGACGACCGTGTCGACCGACCGGGTGGACTCCAGCACTTCCGGTCCCTTGATCAGGATCCCGAGCTGCGCGCCCCGTCCGGTGCCGACCAGCAACGCGGTCGGCGTCGCGAGACCGAGCGCGCACGGGCAGGCGATGATCAGCACGGCGACCGCCGCGGTGAACGCCGCCGCGACCGAACCACCGGCCCCGAGCCAGAACATCAGCGTGCCGGCGGCGAGCGCGATCACGATCGGCACGAACACGCCCGATACCCGGTCCGCCAGCCGCTGGACCTGCGCCTTGCCGGTCTGCGCGTCCTCGACCAGTTTGGCCATCTGCGCCAGCTGCGTGTCCGCGCCGACCCGCGTCGCACGGACGACGAGCCGTCCGCCCGCGTTGACCGTCGCGCCGACCACGGCGTCGCCGGGTCCGACCTCGACGGGGACGCTCTCGCCGGTCAGCATGCTCGCGTCGACGGCGGAACTGCCTTCGGTGATGACACCGTCGGTGGCGATCTTCTCCCCCGGCCGCACGACGAACTGGTCGCCCACGACGAGCTGGTCGACCGGGATACGCACTTCCTCGCCGTTCCGGAGAACCGCGACGTCCTTCGCGCCCAGCTCCAGCAGCGCCCGCAGCGCGGCACCGGCCCGGCGCTTGGACCGCGCCTCGAAGTAGCGTCCGGCGAGGATGAACGTCGTCACCCCGGCCGCGACTTCGAGATAGATGTTGCCGTCACCGGCCATCCGCTCCACGGTCAGCTCGAAGGCGTGCGTCATGCCCGGCGTTCCCGCGCTGCCGAACAGCAACGCGTACAACGACCACAGGAACGCGGCGAGCGTGCCCATCGAGATCAGCGTGTCCATGGTGGCCGCACCGTGGCGCAGATTCGCCCACGCCGCCTTGTGGAACGGCCACGCCGCCCACACCAGCACCGGCGCCGCCAGCGTCAGTGAGATCCACTGCCAGTAGGTGAACTGGAGCGCCGGCACCATCGCGAGCAGGATCACCGGCACCGACAGCACCGTGGAACCGATCAGCCGCTGCCGCAACGGGGCGATCGGATCGGCCTCCTCACCAGGCTCGTCCGGGCCTGTCGTCTTCTCCGGTGCGGGCACGGCGGCCGAGTATCCGGCCGCCTCCACCTGCTCGATCAACCGCTGCGGCTCGACGTCGACCGGGAAGGTGACCTTCGCCTTCTCGGTGGCGTAATTGACGGTCGCGGTGACGCCGTCGAGCTTGTTCAGCTTCTTCTCGATACGCATCGCGCAGGACGCGCAGGTCATTCCGCTGATCGCGAGTTCGACGTCGGTCGTCCGCGTCTGGTCCACGTCGGATGTCATCGTGCTCACTCCTTTTCGACGCTCGCGTCAGCCGTGTCCGCCGTGTCCGTCATCGGCCGGAGGTGGGGTTGGGTTCTGGGTTGTCGAGGGGGCCGGGGCCGGGGCGGGTGTGCCTGTGGTGGCGGCGGTGAACTCGGCGGTGCGGACCTTGCCCTGGTGCTGGAAGTCCAGGAACAGCCGGTAAGTGCCGTTCGACGGGACTTCGGCGAAGAAGGTCACCGTGGGGCCGGGCTTCGTGCGGCCGTCACCGGGCTCGCCGTCCGGGTGGACGTGCAGGTAGGCGAGGTCGCCGCCGCGCAACGCCACCAAGTGCCCGTAGGCGCCCAGGTACGGCTGCAGATCGGTCACCTCGCGGCCGTCCTTGGTCACCGTCAAGGTCACCTTCGACGACTTGCCCGGCGTCAGCTCGCCGTCCAGGCGGACCTGGTAGCCGTCGACGTCCGCGACGCGCGACGGCTGGTACTCGGCGGGTTGGAAATCTCCGGCGGTGGCGATGTCGACACCGAGTGTCGAGGCCGAGCCGCCCGTCGGCTTGAAATCGGCGAAGACGCGGTAGCTGCCGGCCTGGGGAAGGGCCAGCGGGACACTCCACACGCCGTCGGGGCCGAGTTCGGGATGCACGTGCTGGAAACCGGCCGTGTCACGGCGGACGACGATGAGGTGCATCCGCTTCTCGTGTTCGACGTCGTAAGCGGTGACGGGCTTGCCGTCCGGGCCGAGAATCCTGAAGGAGAAGGGTTGGGTCGTGCCCGCGGTGAGCGTCGTGGTGGTGGGCGTGAGGGTGTAGCCGCCCCTGGACGACGCGAGCCCGCCGGGCTCGTCGGTCGGCGCCGCCTCCGCGACGGTGCCGCTGTGAGCGTCCCCATGCCCGGCGTCCTCGCCGCCGGGCAGGCCGGCAGCGCCGGCGAAAGGACCGACAGCGGTGCCTGCGGCCCAGGCGCCACCGGCGACCAGGGCAAGCGCCACACCGTAGGCGGAGAGCTTCGCAACTGTGTTCATCTCGAGTCCCTTGTGCGGGCGGTGCCCGCGATCGGGAGCGAACCGCGAATCAGGCGGTCAGCTCGTATCCGGCTTCTTCGACGGCCGCACGGACATCCGCGACCTCGGGTTCCTGGGAGCTGGTCACGGTCACCGCGCCGGTGGGCAGATCCACCCGGACGCCGGTGACGCCGTCGATCTTGCCGACCTCTTCGGTGACGGACCGGACGCAGTGGTCGCAGGTCATGCCGGTGACGGTGTAGGTGGTCTCGCTCATCGTTCTTCTCCTCCGGATTCGTCGCGTGGTTTCAGGAACGGACGAGGCGGGCGATGACGTCGCTCGCTTCCCGGATCTTCTCGTCGGCCTCGGTTCCGCCCTTGGCGATGGCGTCGGACACGCAGTGCCTGAGGTGTTCGTCCATCAGTCCGAGTGACACCGACTGCAACGCCTTCGTGGCCGCGGACACCTGCGTGAGGATGTCGATGCAGTACTTGTCCTCTTCGACCATCCGCTGCAGGCCCCGGATCTGACCCTCGATCCGCCGCAGCCGGGTCACGTATTCGTCTTTGCCTTGCGTGTATCCGTGCATCTCTCGGCCTCCTGAGGACGACTCTACATACCCTAGGGGGGTAGGGCAAGCGCGATACCCCCGTGACGTATGCCACGGCCCGCTTGCGCGGCAGTCGGCTTCGACGCACCGCCCCTGAACGGGCATGATTGAGCCGTACGCGGATCCCGAGCCGAGGAGTGAGCGTGGCCGATCACGGCGACGACAAGGAGCGTCAGCTCAAACGCCTACGACGCGTCGAGGGGCAGATCCGGGGCCTGCAGAAGATGGTCGAAGAGGACAAATACTGCATCGACGTCCTCACCCAGGTCTCCGCGGCCACCCGGGCCCTGCAATCGTTCTCCCTCGAACTCCTCGAGCGGCACATGGCGGGCTGCGTCGTCGAAGCCGCCGCGAAAGGCGGCCCCGAGGCGGACAGGAAGATCCGGGAAGCCTCCGAAGCGATCGCACGCCTGGTGCGCTCCTGACGTCTGCATCACGAAGAGCGGGCGGATGACCTTCAGGTCATCCGCCCGCTTCTATTCCGCCTCAACGACCGCCCTGGTCGCCGCGAACCCGGTCCGGACATGGGCGCCGTCACAGAACGGCTTCTTCGCCGAATTCCCGCACCGGCACAGCAACTGAGTGCGACCGGTCAGTTCGTATTCCTCACCATTGTGGTCGACCAGCCGAACGGGCCCCTTCACCTGATACGGCCCGTTGTCCACGACCTTGATGACGACAGCCGGTGCAGTTCCGGTCTCCTCGGCCATCGACATCAGCCGACCACCTCGTAGCCCGCCTCCTTGACCGCGGACCGCACCAGCTCCGCGTCGACCGGCCCCTCGCTCACGACGGTCACTTCGCCGGTCGCGACGTCCGCGTCCACGTCGCTGACCCCGGCCACACCGTTCACCGCCGTCGTCACCTTGGTCATGCAACCCGAGCAGGTCATGCCCTTGACCGCGTACACAGTGGTGTCCATCAGCTCTCACCCTTCGGTTGACAACTTGTTCCGCGGCGATCCCTTCGCCGTCACGACGCCACACTAACATTACCCCCGTAGGGTATGTAAAGAAGCTGTCGTTCTTGTCCCACAACAAGGATCGACCTCCCGAGCTTGTCGCCGGCGACGAGCAACGTCTCGACCCACAGGTTCTCCGATCATTTCCCACGAACAGGGACGCATGCCGGACCGTCTCCGACGAAGAAATCTGCTGCGCACGGCGGAACCATGAGCTCGGCCAAGCCTCTAAACTGCGCTGATGACCGCGGCCACCGGACTTCCCTCCGCGATGCATGTCGCCCGTGGTGTCGTTCTGGCCGTCGCAGCCGCAGCCCTCGGCATGACGGCTCACGTTCTCGGCGACGGCACGGTTCCGAATGCCGGGATGGCCCTTCTCATTGGCGGCTTGGCCGGTTCGGCCGGTATCGCCGTGGCCGACCGCTGCCGAGGCGTCGTCGCGGCGGTCGGTGCGCTGACGGCGGCGCAGCTCATCCTGCAGGCCGTTCTGCTGGTCCCCTCACGCGTGACTCATTCGCATGTCGCGCCCGTTCTCACCGGTCTGAACCCGATCGTCGAGTTCAGCTCACACGTACTGGCGATCGTGTTGCTCGGGGTCCTGCTCACCCAAGCCGATACGGCCGTGCGGGCGCTATGCGGACTCGTATGGCGAACGCTGCGCTGGGTGACGGCATCACCCACTCCGCCACGTGTCTTGCCTTGGACCCCACTCACTCGTGCGGTCGCGCCGAGTACCGTGACCGAAGTCCTTCTCCGTCGTTCACAGCCACGTCGCGGGCCACCAGCCACACGCTGAAGTACTCCCTACACCGTCGCTGCCACCAGCGCGCCTGCACATATGCCGATCCGGATCTCAGTGTTCGAGCCTCCGCTCCACGCCCCCGCATCGGCCACACCCAGTCTCAACGAAAGGTTTCTCCATGTCCGGCAAACCAGCACCTGCCGACAAGATCCGAAGACTCTTCCCCACCTTCATCACCCGAGGCAAGCGGTTCGCTGTCACCGCGGAGGACATCCTCCAGCGCGTCTTGGTGGCAACTGGGCTCCGCCAGCCCGAATCGAGGATCTCCGCGGACGCCCAGGACTACTGGCACCGACCCTCCGGCCCCCGATGGTCCGCCGACTCGCATTGGCGGGACTCATCGGCGTTTCGTGGCAACGACCTGTGGGAAAAGATCGGCCAGGAACACCTCGCCCTGTTCGAGGCAGGTGCTCGCATGGCCGAGTTCGCCCGCCCCTGGAAGCGCATCGTCGAATGGGGATGTGGCGGCGGCGCCAATGCCGTGCGCTTCGCTCCCCGCGCCGGCGAGTTCATCGGCGTCGACATCTCCACAGAGTCGCTCGCCGAATGCGGCAAGCAGGTCGCGAACGCCTGCGACACTCCGTTCCTGCCGGTGACCATCGAGGTGGCGGAGCCGGAGGCCGCGCTCGGCAAGATCGACGGCGAGTGCGACGTGTTCCTGTCCTTCTACGTCTTCGAACTGATACCGACCCCGGAATACGGTGAGCGACTGCTACGCATCGCTCACGAGCTCCTCGCACCGGGCGGACTGGCCCTGATTCAGATCAAGTACGACGCCGGCACCTGGCGTACCAGACCTCGACGACGGTCCTACGCGAGAGGCCTGGCGGACATGACGACCTACCGGATCGAGGAGTTCTGGGAGATCGCGGTGCGCTGGGGCTTCACTCCGAAAGCGGTGCACCTCGTCCCACGGAACGAACTCGACGAGCGCTACGCGTATTTCTTCCTGTCCAACAGGTGAACTCAGGTGCGGTCCACCGCAGGCTACGCCGATGGACCGCACCTGGTCGTCAAGGACGCGTGGCCGCGGCAAGGAACAGCGGAATAGCCACGAACAGGCGTCCGACCTCGGCCCTGCGTGCTTGGTCGGCGATCCAGGTGTCGGCTTGACCGCGATCGATGGCGCCGACAGCACAGGCCGACTCGGCGAACCCGGTCAGCATCGGCAGCATCAACCCATCGGTGAAGATCGCGGTCCGCACGTCGATCGTGACATCGGCGAACCCGCTGTCCAGCAGGAGATTGCGGTAACGACGAGCGGCCTGCGGACTCGGGACGCTGCCAGCGCGGGCATGGACGATCGTCCGCGTCAACTCGGGGTCGCCGGAATCGATGACGAAGGTGTCCCAATCCTGGCCGATGAGCACGATCCGCCCACCGGGAGCCAGCACACGCCGCGCTTCGGCCGTCGCAGCTGCGGGATCAGGGACGGCGTGGAACACCTTGTCCGCCCGATACCCCGCCACCGAACCGTCGTCCAGCGGCAACTCGCCGGCGGTGCCGAGCCGGAACTCCTGTTCGGACCAGCGCCGACGGGCGACGGCGATCATCTGCGGATCCGGGTCGATCCCGACCGCACGCATACCTCGGTCGCCGAGCTCGGCGACCGCGCGACCCGCGCCGCACCCGACGTCCACGACTGCCTGCCCCGGAGCCAGAGCGAGGAGGTCGTACGTGTCGGAGCGCAACTCGGCGACGCCAGGCAGGTCGTCGACGACGTCCAGCATCCGGATCAGGGACTCGGTCGCGTCATCAGGCTGGGTGGTCTCGGGCTGTGTTCTCGTGTCGTTGGACATGGCCGCCATGCTGCGACTTAATGGCGACATGAAGTCAAGCACCGCGGACTTGAGCATCGGCGAGGTCGCACAACGGTTCGGGCTGGCCACCCACGTGCTGCGGCACTGGGAGTCGATGGGCCTGCTCTCCCCCGCCAGAGCCACCGCGTCTCGTCGCCGCTACGGCTCCGACGACATCTACCGGGTCGCGGTGATCCTCCGGGCCAAGGAAGCCGGGTTCGGTCTGGAGGACATCCGCGAGCTGTTCGACGCACGAGACCCGGCCACCAGGACCGGGCTCCTGCGTCGGCACCGCACCGAGCTGGCCGCGCGGATCGCCGCGGCTCAGGCGTCCCTGGAGCTGATCGACTGCGCCTTGGACTGCGACCACGAAGACATCGTCAGCTGCCCGCATTTCCAGGCTGCTGTGACTGCCCGGATCAACCCGCCATCAGCGCCGAACGCCCTGACCTGAAGCGCTCAGTCGTTCGTCCGCTCGGGGCGGCCACGCACCTCGGCCACACTGGCCAGAGTACTGGGAAATCTGGGGCGCCATCGCCGCCCTGGGCGACCCGATGATCTCCGGACGGCGACCTCAGACAGTGCGGACGCAGGCGCACTGGCCTGCCGCGAGCGTGCCCTCCGCGGCCTTCGCGGCTTCCCTCGTGGCGACCTTTGTCCCGCCGGAGGCGACCGCGGCGCGGCCTCCGGCTTCGGCCTTCCCGGTGTGTGGCTGGACCGCCACTACCGTCTGCTCTCCGGCCTCGACCTTCTCGTCGCGCCGCCAGACCGCCAGTGCGGTGACCGCTCCGATCGCCGCGAGGCCCGCCAGCACGGTCCAGGTGGTCGTGAAGCCCGCTTGCGTGGCGACCCAGCCGGCGATGGGATACGTGACCAGCCAGGCCAGGTGGGACAGTGAGAACTGGGCGGCGAAGACCTGAGGAATTCCGGCGGCGTCGACCGCCCGGCGAAGCACCCGCCCGGTCGGCGTGATGATCAGCGCCATCCCGCCGCCGATCGCCACCCAGATCACCCCGGTCGGAAGCGTTGCGGCGATGCTCGCCGCGGACATCGCGACCGCCGCGCCGACCGCGAGCACCAGTACCGCGGCACCGATCAGCATCACGGACCGGTCCGCCACCCGGTCCAGGACACGCGGGAGGACGACGGCCACCAGCAGCGTCCCCGTTCCGGACGCGGCGAGCATCCAGGCCACGTCGGATTGGGTTCCGTCGAGAACGTCGCGGACGTAGTTCACGGTGTTGACTACCACGATGGAGCCGGCGGAGGCGACCACGAGGTTCAGTGCCATGACGCCGCGCAGGCTCGGAGTTGCCGCGAAGGTGCGGATCCCCGCCAAGGCCCGGTCCCAGGCGTTCGTATGCGAACTGGGGCGCGCGTTGGGAATGCGCGTGGACAAGACCAGCAGCGCGGACACGGCGAACCCGACGGAGGTGCCGAGGAACAGCAGGTTGAACGACATGAAGGTCAGCGCCACAGCCGCGAGCACAGGGCTAAGCAGGCTCTCCATGGTGGAGGCCACCTGCGACGCGGACAGCGCGCGAGTGTAGTCGGCCTCCTTGGTCACGATGTCGGGGATGACCGCCTGAAAAGTCGGAGTGAATGCCGCTGACGCGGTCTGGAGAACCCCGATCAGGACGTAGATGTGCCACACCTCGGTGACGAACGGCAGCGCGATCACCACCAGCGCACGCACCACGTCGAGGATGGTGAGGAACAGGCGTCTGGGCAGCCGATCGACGTAGGCGGCCGCGAGCGGTGCGACGACGACGTAGGCGACCATCTTGATCGTCAGTGCGGTGGCGAGAACCGCGCCGGC carries:
- a CDS encoding heavy metal translocating P-type ATPase → MTSDVDQTRTTDVELAISGMTCASCAMRIEKKLNKLDGVTATVNYATEKAKVTFPVDVEPQRLIEQVEAAGYSAAVPAPEKTTGPDEPGEEADPIAPLRQRLIGSTVLSVPVILLAMVPALQFTYWQWISLTLAAPVLVWAAWPFHKAAWANLRHGAATMDTLISMGTLAAFLWSLYALLFGSAGTPGMTHAFELTVERMAGDGNIYLEVAAGVTTFILAGRYFEARSKRRAGAALRALLELGAKDVAVLRNGEEVRIPVDQLVVGDQFVVRPGEKIATDGVITEGSSAVDASMLTGESVPVEVGPGDAVVGATVNAGGRLVVRATRVGADTQLAQMAKLVEDAQTGKAQVQRLADRVSGVFVPIVIALAAGTLMFWLGAGGSVAAAFTAAVAVLIIACPCALGLATPTALLVGTGRGAQLGILIKGPEVLESTRSVDTVVLDKTGTVTTGQMSLVAVHVAEGVDEETTLRLAGALENASEHPIAQAIARAAGERVGELPAVEEFTNVEGLGVQGIVDGKAVLAGRSALLEEWAHHLPEDLAEAKAAEEKDGRTAIVVGWDGKAHAVLVVADTVKPTSAEAITQLRALGLTPVLLTGDNEAVARAVAAEVGITEVIAEVLPKDKVDVVKRLQGEGKVVAMVGDGVNDAAALAQADLGLAMGTGTDVAIEASDLTLVRGDLRAAVDAIRLSRRTLRTIKGNLFWAFAYNVAALPLAAAGLLNPMIAGAAMAFSSVFVVTNSLRLKGFRSTAS
- a CDS encoding alpha/beta fold hydrolase: MEITYHGGDGCPLHAISIGSGPPLVLLHGGGPDHHSLIPLAEQLSDRYSVILPDVRGYGRSVCADPARHTWTQYSDDVAALLDHLGFQRAFVGGTGLGATITQRTCLEHPGRVRAAILISVEDIEDDEAKQAEIAFMDAFAERVRTDGIEAAWAPVLPGLAPVICALVRDAIPRSDPASIAAAAAIGHDRSFRSVDELAAITTPTLVFPGMDERHPAALAENVARVLPNGRLAPVSLSDTLRTAEDLADAFAPAIHQFLAEHHDY
- a CDS encoding MFS transporter yields the protein MAETTPDPRRWWALGLIALAQFMVIMDTSIIGVALPAMQQDLGFSPGDLSWVFNAYVIALAGLLLLGGRLSDLFGARKMFTAGWVVTLGGSVVAAVAGTAWVELLGRVLQGAGAALIAPSALTLLMMLFGARPRELTKALALYGAAAPAGGTAGVFLGGVITEWLSWPWIFWLYVPISLVAIAATGKLMPSAPARRGSVDLAGAVAATAGLGLTVFGVVRAPEAGWAAAGTWGALAGGIALLGVFVLIQRKREVPLVRLGIFRTPNLGGANLAQFLLGAAWIPMWYFLNLYLQQVLGYGAFASGAALLPMTVLIVVLMVAVAPKLIGRFGPKKMVIGGLWALAAGLVWLSFVSPTGNFLVDVLPASLVAALGQALAFIPSLGTAISSAKPEEGGLASGIVNTSYQIGSALGLAAMTAVGVSFGAGSIGDPVALTGGYSAAFLGAAGIAIAGGFLAMATLRTPKAQPSEVAGGDPAVVR
- a CDS encoding carboxymuconolactone decarboxylase family protein, translated to MQRLHSLDPSDAPAKSAELLDDIIGRRGSVGPMVAAMAHSPALLQGYLDFSRAMKRVKLPRALSEKVSLALQEWIGCALCLQAHTRAAQAAGLSDNDIALARQGTSTDRREAALIAYAVRVLAEPASIGDEDVAELREHGWSDQIIADTVGLVSLNLLTGSFNLVAGLEPVSAEQSTKEKHNHVG
- a CDS encoding DUF4396 domain-containing protein, producing the protein MSVEHDHSHHEHQHHGEHGGHGGHGGHGDHGGHEHHQPAKASWGMAASATLHCLTGCAIGEVLGMVIGTALGWGNVATIVLAVALAFVFGYALTMRGVLRAGVGFKQALKIALAADTVSILVMEIVDNGVMIAVPGAMDAGLGSWLFWGALAFALLVAFVLTTPVNKWLIGRGSGHAVVHAYHH
- a CDS encoding STAS domain-containing protein; protein product: MTTTSAGPGHVMIAVSGEIDLVTREFLEAEFRQAFDPRPNNVVVDLSDVDFCDTSGLSALVGLNTRCVADRIALRFLPSATIRRLLRRTGLSDLLPIG